One genomic window of Melitaea cinxia chromosome 10, ilMelCinx1.1, whole genome shotgun sequence includes the following:
- the LOC123657326 gene encoding alpha-(1,3)-fucosyltransferase C-like, which yields MGQGRQGFIDRNCTFTNCFVTSNRLYLGDYTKFDVVAFAGPEVRFMNKQGFYDSLPKKRSPHQKYTFASIESADNYPVCSDSFDGFFNWTWTYRLDSEAKWGYIAIRDSKNNLIGPKKEMNWIKLEDMKPVSDGLKEKLRIKTKAAAWFVSNCYSRSERELFVSRLKIHLMKYDLKVDVYGECGLMKCPRNKEDKCNKIIEKDYYFYLSFENSFAEDYVTEKLLHPLKNYAVPIVYGGANYTRFMPDGIYLNARKLGPEKLARKMYELIQEPDKYADFFRWRNHYSYHRRDESIETNDYCRFCSMLNEEDLVRTQSIYRNFKEWWDPPHRC from the exons ATGGGTCAAGGTCGACAAGGTTTTATAGATAGGAATTGTACTTTTACTAACTGTTTTGTCACTTCTAATAGATTATACCTAGGTGATTATACAAAGTTTGATGTGGTTGCATTTGCTGGACCAGAAGTGAGGTTTATGAATAAACAAGGTTTCTATGATAGCCTCCCTAAAAAAAGATCTCCACATCAAAAATATACCTTTGCTAGCATTGAGTCTGCTGATAATTACCCAGTTTGCTCTGATTCGTTTGATGGCTTTTTTAATTGGACATGGACTTATAGATTAGATTCTGAAGCAAAGTGGGGATACATTGCGATACGagattctaaaaataatttaatagggcctaaaaaagaaatgaattgGATTAAATTAGAAGATATGAAACCGGTCAGTGATGGTTTGAAAGAAAAATTGAGAATTAAAACTAAAGCCGCTGCATGGTTTGTATCTAATTGTTATTCCAGAAGTGAAAGAGAACTATTTGTTTCGCGTTTGAAAATTCATCTCATGAAATACGATCTTAAAGTTGATGTTTATGGCGAATGCGGCTTAATGAAGTGCCCTCGTAACAAAGAggataaatgtaataaaattattgagaaagattattatttttatctatctttCGAAAATTCGTTTGCTGAAGATTATGTGACAGAAAAATTATTACACCCATTAAAAAATTACGCTGTACCTATTGTATATGGCGGTGCAAATTATACgag GTTTATGCCAGATGGAATATACTTGAATGCAAGAAAATTGGGCCCGGAAAAACTAGCAAGGAAAATGTACGAGTTAATACAAGAACCAGACAAGTACGCCGATTTCTTTAGATGGCGTAATCATTATTCCTATCATCGCAGGGACGAGAGCATCGAAACTAACGACTACTGTAGATTCTGTTCTATGCTTAACGAAGAAGACTTAGTCAGGACTCAGTCTATATATAGGAATTTTAAAGAATGGTGGGACCCACCTCATCGTTGTTaa
- the LOC123657354 gene encoding alpha-(1,3)-fucosyltransferase C-like encodes MKYILQWSSPNNIPFIYMGLGQSGFIKRNCAFTNCFVTSNRAYFDDYRKFDVIAFHGPELVRIKKHELPKQRSLHQKFVFGSMESPDYYPICSSELDNFFNWTWTYKAASDARWGYMVVRDSNNKVIGPNIEMHWMKKEEMAPVSKEFKEKLKTKTKAAAWFVSNCHARSGRERYVKDLNEKLKKYKLSVDVYGGCGTLKCPTEKQDECIKLIYRDYYFYLSFENSFAEDYVTEKLLYPLQNNAIPIVYGGANYTRFMPDGIYLNARQLGPEKLAEKMNDLILNPDQYADYFRWKTHYSYHDRQESIETDDYCRFCSMLNDEELVKKVTTYPNFREWWNLPNRC; translated from the exons atgaaatatatattgcaGTGGTCATCCCCAAATAACATTCCATTCATATACATGGGATTGGGACAGAGTGGTTTCATCAAAAGAAACTGTGCTTTTACTAATTGTTTTGTCACGAGTAACAGGGCTTATTTTGATGACTACAGAAAATTTGATGTGATTGCATTCCATGGGCCAGAATTAGTGCGAATAAAAAAACACGAATTACCAAAACAGAGGTCGCTACATCAAAAATTTGTATTCGGAAGTATGGAATCACCAGATTACTACCCAATTTGTTCTAGCGAACTTGATAACTTTTTCAACTGGACGTGGACTTACAAAGCAGCATCAGATGCAAGATGGGGCTATATGGTAGTTCGAGATTCAAATAATAAGGTAATTGGTCCTAATATTGAAATGCACTGGATGAAAAAAGAAGAAATGGCCCCCGTTAGCAAAGAATTCAAAGAGAAGTTGAAAACTAAAACTAAGGCAGCGGCTTGGTTTGTGTCTAATTGCCATGCTAGAAGCGGTCGAGAACGATACGTGAAAGAcctaaatgaaaaattaaagaaatacaaATTGAGTGTCGATGTGTATGGTGGTTGTGGTACCTTAAAGTGTCCTACAGAAAAGCAAGATGAAtgtattaaattgatttatagagattactatttttatttgtccTTCGAGAATTCTTTTGCTGAAGATTATGTTACAGAAAAATTGTTATATCCACTACAAAACAATGCTATTCCAATTGTTTATGGTGGTGCTAATTATACAAG attCATGCCAGATGGTATATACTTAAATGCCAGACAACTAGGTCCTGAAAAGTTAGCGGAGAAAATGAacgatttaatattaaatccGGATCAATATGCAGATTACTTCAGATGGAAAACCCACTATTCGTATCATGATAGACAAGAAAGTATAGAAACTGATGATTATTGCAGATTTTGTTCAATGCTTAATGATGAAGAATTGGTCAAAAAAGTTACAACATATCCAAATTTCAGGGAATGGTGGAATCTTCCTAATCGGTGTTGA
- the LOC123657292 gene encoding alpha-(1,3)-fucosyltransferase C-like, with product MKYILQWSSPRNVPFIYMGVGQSGFIERNCTHTNCFVTSDRNYFGDYTKFDVVAFHGPEIGRHLYDVPKRRSLHQKFVFASIESADNYPVCYKELDNFFNWTWTYKLTSDARWGYIVVRDANNKVIGPNVEMHWMKIEEMAPVSEEFKEKLKTKTKAAAWFVSNCSARSGRRNVVTKLTESLKKYGLSIDVYGNCGTLKCPSNEQDKCTKLIETDYYFYLSFENSFAEDYVTEKLLHPLRNNAVPIVYGDANYTRFMPDGIYLNARQLGPEKLAAKMNELILNPDLYADYFRWKNHYSYHSRDESIETNDYCRFCSMLNDEELVKKVTTYPNFRQWWNLPNRC from the exons ATGAAATATATCTTGCAGTGGTCATCTCCCCGTAATGTTCCTTTCATATACATGGGGGTAGGACAGAGTGGCTTTATTGAGAGAAACTGTACACATACTAATTGTTTTGTTACAAGTGATAGAAATTATTTTGGAGACTATACAAAATTTGACGTCGTTGCGTTCCATGGACCGGAAATCGGAAGGCACCTTTATGATGTACCAAAAAGAAGGTCACTTCATCAAAAGTTCGTGTTTGCGAGTATTGAATCAGCAGATAACTACCCAGTTTGTTATAAGGAACTCGATAACTTTTTCAATTGGACGTGGACTTACAAGTTAACTTCAGATGCAAGATGGGGTTATATAGTAGTGCGGGATGCAAATAATAAGGTGATAGGACCAAATGTTGAAATGCATTGGATGAAAATAGAAGAAATGGCCCCCGTTAGCGAAGAATTCAAAGAAAAATTGAAGACCAAAACTAAAGCAGCGGCTTGGTTTGTCTCTAATTGCAGTGCGAGGAGCGGTCGAAGAAATGTTGTAACTAAACTAACGGAATCATTAAAGAAATATGGATTAAGTATCGATGTGTATGGTAATTGTGGTACTTTGAAATGTCCTTCGAACGAACAAGATAAGTGTACTAAATTGATTGAaacagattattatttttatttgtctttcgAAAATTCATTTGCTGAGGATTATGTAACGGAAAAATTGTTACATCCACTACGAAACAACGCTGTTCCAATTGTTTATGGTGATGCAAATTATACAAg ATTCATGCCAGATGGTATATACTTAAATGCCAGACAACTAGGTCCTGAAAAGTTAGCAGCGAAAATGAACGAGTTAATATTAAATCCGGATCTATATGCAGATTATTTCAGATGGAAAAACCACTATTCGTATCATAGTAGAGATGAAAGCATTGAAACAAATGACTATTGCAGGTTTTGTTCCATGCTTAATGATGAAGAATTGGTGAAAAAAGTAACGACATATCCAAATTTTAGGCAATGGTGGAATCTTCCTAATCGAtgttaa
- the LOC123657166 gene encoding piggyBac transposable element-derived protein 4-like: MDQPSTSKNSRKRRRVVAATSEDFENTLQTWLEKETEGDFSDVDDDQADPDFFLQSDHETESEQSEDEQENENQLQTRPTSVPLVDVNRTLRSETTSPISILSGNQKYYYGKNGYKWSSEEPVNRSSRTASHNIVDIPPRQPKTFIDSESLWLELFDTKMIDTIVTCTNQKLSQVCTKYKNPDKVELRSTDREEMKAFLGLLFYTSVFKSNHENTKCIFATDGSGREIFRCVMSQFRFLTLLNYIRFDDSNSRSQRLETDPLAAISEIFGLFIANCKKAYTPGAYLCVDEMLVSFRGRCKFIIYIPKKPAKYGLKILVVCDAETFYVHNAYIYHGKDSDGLGLPETERKLAIPTQSVLRLCKDFEKTYRNITADNWFSSIELMEQLKDRGLTYVGTLKKNKGHIPPEFQASKTRSPESSLHGFTKDFTIVSYVPKKSKAVLLISSMHHTKQLDPLTKKPEIIMDYNRTKGGVDEIDKKCSNYSSSRRTRRWPLAIFFRILDLSGVNAYALYKTCTAVPNISRAQFLQDLARSLVLPHLKRRVYNNRLPRELRLTISRVLGTDKPPEPEITAPEDTEAARKTCKICPSRLKRRTKYSCIECRKAICLGCSKTVCVECADNK, from the coding sequence ATGGATCAACCAAGTACTTCAAAAAATTCTCGCAAAAGAAGAAGAGTGGTTGCAGCTACTAGTGAGGACTTCGAAAATACTCTACAAACTTGGTTAGAAAAGGAAACGGAGGGTGATTTTAGCGACGTTGACGATGATCAGGCAGACCCAGACTTCTTCTTGCAATCTGATCACGAAACCGAATCCGAACAGTCAGAAGACGAACAAGAGAATGAGAATCAGCTACAAACTAGACCGACCAGTGTGCCTCTTGTTGATGTCAACCGAACTTTAAGATCCGAAACTACGAGtcctatttcaattttatctgGTAATCAAAAGTATTATTACGGAAAAAATGGGTACAAGTGGTCATCTGAAGAACCTGTTAACAGATCAAGTCGTACAGCAAGTCACAATATTGTTGATATTCCACCACGTCAACCCAAAACATTCATCGACTCGGAATCTTTATGGCTTGAGCTATTTGACACGAAAATGATTGATACAATTGTTACTTGTACTAATCAAAAACTTTCACAGGTTTGCACAAAGTACAAAAATCCAGACAAAGTTGAACTTAGATCAACCGATCGCGAAGAAATGAAAGCTTTCTtgggtttattattttatacctcaGTTTTCAAATCAAATCACGAAAATACCAAATGCATTTTTGCTACTGATGGTTCCGGGCGTGAAATTTTTCGCTGCGTAATGTCTCAATTCCGATTTCTCACCCTCCTAAACTACATTCGTTTCGATGACAGTAACAGTAGATCACAACGCCTTGAAACGGACCCATTGGCTGCAATTTCAGAAATTTTTGGGCTGTTCATTGCCAATTGCAAGAAAGCGTATACTCCCGGAGCATACTTATGTGTAGATGAGATGCTAGTTTCATTTAGAGGCagatgcaaatttattatttatattcccAAAAAGCCGGCCAAGTATGGCCTAAAAATTTTAGTTGTTTGTGACGCAGAAACCTTTTATGTACACAATGCATACATCTACCACGGAAAAGACTCTGATGGGCTAGGACTACCAGAAACCGAGAGAAAGCTTGCCATCCCAACTCAGTCTGTATTACGTTTGTGTAAGGATTTTGAAAAAACCTATAGAAATATTACAGCCGATAATTGGTTTAGCTCCATAGAATTGATGGAACAGTTAAAAGATAGGGGTCTCACTTACGTTGGAacactgaaaaaaaataaaggacaCATCCCACCTGAATTTCAAGCATCTAAAACTCGTTCGCCTGAATCGTCGCTACACGGCTTCACGAAAGACTTCACTATTGTGTCTTACGTCCCCAAAAAGTCAAAAGCAGTGTTATTGATATCTTCTATGCACCACACAAAGCAATTGGATCCACTAACAAAAAAGCCGGAAATTATAATGGATTATAATAGAACAAAAGGGGGTGTTGACgaaatcgataaaaaatgttCGAATTATTCATCAAGTCGTAGAACCCGACGTTGGCCTCTCGCTATTTTTTTCAGAATCTTGGACTTGAGTGGAGTCAACGCCTATGCTCTGTACAAGACCTGCACTGCCGTTCCTAATATTTCTAGAGCTCAGTTTCTCCAGGATCTTGCTCGCAGTTTGGTCTTACCACACCTAAAACGTCGAGTGTATAATAATCGTTTACCAAGAGAGCTGCGATTGACAATATCACGCGTACTAGGTACAGATAAGCCACCAGAACCTGAAATAACTGCCCCTGAAGATACAGAAGCAGCGAGAAAAACATGTAAAATTTGTCCATCAAGACTCAAAAGACGTACTAAGTACAGCTGCATCGAATGTCGCAAGGCTATCTGTCTCGGATGTTCAAAAACAGTATGCGTGGAATGTGCAGacaataagtaa